A genomic segment from Nicotiana sylvestris chromosome 1, ASM39365v2, whole genome shotgun sequence encodes:
- the LOC104234031 gene encoding nectarin-1-like — protein MAAFGKMLSLIVITVALLAINSNKACAGDPDMLQDICVADPTSTTKVNGLACKTMFTEADFSSMVISKPGAPTNTFGSVVTGANVQSIPGLNTLGVSLARIDYAPGGINPPHVHPRATEMVYVLSGQLYVGFITTANVLVSKVIVQGEVFAFPRGLVHFQKNNGKVPAAVIAGFNSQLPGTQSIATTLFAASPSVPDDVLGQAFQIGTTQVQQIKSRFAPRK, from the exons ATGGCTGCTTTTGGAAAGATGCTTTCGTTAATTGTGATAACTGTGGCATTATTAGCCATCAACTCAAATAAAGCTTGTGCTGGAGACCCTGATATGCTCCAGGATATTTGTGTTGCTGATCCCACCTCAA CCACGAAAGTGAATGGACTTGCATGCAAAACCATGTTTACAGAGGCTGATTTCTCGTCAATGGTCATTTCAAAGCCAGGAGCCCCCACCAACACATTTGGTTCTGTGGTCACTGGTGCCAATGTTCAGAGTATCCCCGGCCTTAACACACTTGGTGTGTCCCTTGCTCGTATCGACTACGCTCCCGGTGGCATTAACCCACCCCACGTCCACCCACGCGCCACCGAGATGGTTTATGTTTTATCTGGTCAACTATATGTTGGCTTTATCACAACAGCCAATGTCTTGGTCTCTAAGGTCATTGTACAGGGAGAAGTCTTTGCTTTTCCTAGAGGACTTGTTCATTTCCAAAAGAACAATGGCAAAGTTCCAGCAGCTGTTATTGCTGGTTTCAATAGTCAGTTGCCTGGTACACAGTCCATTGCAACAACGTTGTTTGCAGCTTCACCAAGTGTTCCTGATGATGTCTTGGGTCAAGCATTCCAAATTGGTACTACGCAAGTTCAGCAGATTAAGTCAAGATTTGCACCCAGGAAATAG